In the genome of Verrucomicrobiota bacterium, the window AGCGTCCGAGTCGAAATCGCAAATGCCGCGCGCAAATTCAGTCCCGTCCAAATCGCAAATGCGGACAATGTCTCCGGCGGCGAACTGGCCCTCACACCGCCTGACGCCGGGAGGCAGCAGACTTTTGCCGGACTCGCGCAAGGCCTTCTTGGCTCCTTCATCCACAAACAGCGCGCCTTTGGGGTGATGGAAGAACGCGATCCATCGCTTCCGGCTTTTCAATTTGCTGGATTGCGGCACGAAGATCGTTCCTTCCTCCAGCCCGTCCAGAATGCGGGCCAACACCGCGCTCTTCCGCCCGGACGCGATGACCATGGGGATTCCAGAGCGGACGACCATTTTGGCCGCCTGGATTTTCGAGGCCATCCCACCGACGGACGTCGCGCTCGCGGTCCCCAGCGCCAGATGTTCGACCGTTTGATCGATTTGCTCGATCAGCGAAAGAATCCTGGAATCCGGCCGGCGGAAGTTTTCCATCACGCCTTCCACCGAGGTCAGAACCACCAGCAAATCCGCGGGCAACAGACACGCCACCAGCGCCGACAGCTTGTCATTGTCCCCGAACTTCAATTCGGTGAAGGAGACGGCGTCGTTTTCGTTGATGATCGGGACGACGCCGCGGCCCAGCAAAGTCACGAGCGTGTTGCGCGCGTTGAGGTGGCGCTCGTGATGCTCGAGATCATCGTGAGTCAACAGCACTTGCGCGACGTGGAGTTTGAATTGGGCGAACAGCTTTTCGTAAGCGGCCATGAGGCGGGTCTGGCCGACGGCGGCGCAGGCTTGCAGTTCCGCCAAGTCGGAGGGCCGTTTCTCGCAGCCCAGCACGCCCATGCCCGCGCCGACCGCGCCGGAAGTGACCAGGACGATTTCGCGTCCGGCCTGGCGCTGCTGGGCGATCTGCGCGACCAATTGCTCCATTTGCGCGAGATCCGGCTGCTTCCGCGCGTCGGTCAGCACGCCGGTGCCCAGCTTCACGACCAGCCGGGTCACGTTCTGGAGCAAGTTTTTCCGCACGGCGAAAGGTGGTAGCAAAGGGGGGCAACGGTGTCGAGAATCGTTGCGTAAAACGTAATGCGTAATCCGTCAGGAGTGATTCGTCGTTCGAGGGCCTTCTGCTTCGCTGCGTCGTGGATTTCACTTTTTCACTCACCCCGTCCCGCTCCCTCAGGGCCCTCAGGGAGAGGGCTGGGGGCGCCGGTAAAGAGTGTTGCAACGCTGAGGGCAGCCGTCTTTGATCTCTGCCGTGCAAGATTTCATTGCCAAAGCTGCGACGCTGCTCGAAGCGCTGCCGTACATTCAGCGGTTCCGCAGCCAGACGTTCGTCGTGAAATACGGCGGCAGCTTCATGGACTCGCCCGATCCGGAAGTGCGCGACGGCGTCGCGCGAGACATCGTCTTCCTGGAAGCTGTCGGCATTAACCCGATCGTCGTGCACGGCGGCGGCAAAGCCATCACGCGCGCGATGGATGCCACGGGATTGAAAGCCCATTTCATCCAGGGCATGCGCGTCACGGATGAAGCGACGGTGAACGTCGTCGAGCAGGTGCTGTCGCGCGAGATCAATCCGGAGATCGTCAAAACCATCAACGCGCTCGGCGGCAAAGCGCGCGGATTCTCCGGCGCGGAGATCTTCACCTGCCGCAAGTTGATGCTGAAAAGCCAGGAAGGCCAGGACATCGATATTGGTTTCGTCGGGGACGTCACATCCGTGAACACCGAGCCGTTGCGCGAGTGCATTCGCCGAAGCATCACGCCGGTGATCAGCCCGACCGCGCGTGGCGCAGACGGCAACATTTACAATTGCAACGCGGACGTCGCGGCGGCGCAGGCGGCCATCGCACTCAAGGCCAAACGGCTGGTCTTCATGAGCGACGTGCCCGGCCTGCTGCGCGATCCCAAGAACGAAAAGTCGCTAATGACCCACTTGCGCATCGATGAGGTGGAAAGCCTCAAGCAAGCCGGCGTCATTGACAAAGGCATGATCCCGAAGGTCGATAGTGCCGTGACCGCCCTTGGGGCCGGCGTGGAAAAGGTTTCCTTCGTCGATGGCCGCGTCGATCACGCGATCCTTTTGG includes:
- the proB gene encoding glutamate 5-kinase; the encoded protein is MRKNLLQNVTRLVVKLGTGVLTDARKQPDLAQMEQLVAQIAQQRQAGREIVLVTSGAVGAGMGVLGCEKRPSDLAELQACAAVGQTRLMAAYEKLFAQFKLHVAQVLLTHDDLEHHERHLNARNTLVTLLGRGVVPIINENDAVSFTELKFGDNDKLSALVACLLPADLLVVLTSVEGVMENFRRPDSRILSLIEQIDQTVEHLALGTASATSVGGMASKIQAAKMVVRSGIPMVIASGRKSAVLARILDGLEEGTIFVPQSSKLKSRKRWIAFFHHPKGALFVDEGAKKALRESGKSLLPPGVRRCEGQFAAGDIVRICDLDGTEFARGICDFDSDAIQAGKLPRAEVIHRDNLVVL
- the argB gene encoding acetylglutamate kinase → MQDFIAKAATLLEALPYIQRFRSQTFVVKYGGSFMDSPDPEVRDGVARDIVFLEAVGINPIVVHGGGKAITRAMDATGLKAHFIQGMRVTDEATVNVVEQVLSREINPEIVKTINALGGKARGFSGAEIFTCRKLMLKSQEGQDIDIGFVGDVTSVNTEPLRECIRRSITPVISPTARGADGNIYNCNADVAAAQAAIALKAKRLVFMSDVPGLLRDPKNEKSLMTHLRIDEVESLKQAGVIDKGMIPKVDSAVTALGAGVEKVSFVDGRVDHAILLEIFTDAGVGTEVVC